From a single Populus nigra chromosome 18, ddPopNigr1.1, whole genome shotgun sequence genomic region:
- the LOC133678420 gene encoding uncharacterized protein LOC133678420 isoform X1, with the protein MDVRKIVVVVEDVDAARTALKWALHNLLRFGDFITLLHVFSPAMNSSRSKNKIRLLRLKGYQLALSFKDICNNFFNIHIVQTNVEIIVTEGDREGGKIAAMVREIGASALVVGLHDRSFLYKLAMAHNSIANSFSCRVLAIKPPPLPLWRSTCARASAARAPDISISSMDFSQIEIGRPLE; encoded by the exons ATGGATGTGAGGAAAATAGTGGTGGTAGTAGAAGACGTAGACGCAGCAAGAACAGCCCTTAAATGGGCTCTCCACAACTTGCTTCGTTTTGGCGATTTCATAACTCTCCTTCATGTTTTCTCTCCTGCTATGAACTCATCAAGAAGCAAGAACAAGATAAGGCTACTTCGCTTGAAAGGTTACCAATTGGCTCTGTCATTCAAAGATATATGCAACAACTTCTTTAAT attcaTATTGTACAGACAAACGTTGAGATTATTGTAACTGAAGGCGATCGAGAGGGTGGAAAGATTGCTGCTATGGTGAGAGAAATTGGTGCCTCTGCACTTGTTGTTGGACTCCATGATCGGAGTTTTCTATACAA GTTGGCAATGGCCCACAACAGTATTGCAAACAGCTTCAGCTGCAGGGTACTGGCCATCAAACCACCACCATTGCCCCTGTGGAGGTCTACCTGTGCCAGGGCCAGCGCAGCACGAGCACCAGACATTTCAATCAGCAGCATGGACTTCTCGCAGATCGAGATTGGTAGACCATTAGAGTAA
- the LOC133678420 gene encoding uncharacterized protein LOC133678420 isoform X2 produces MDVRKIVVVVEDVDAARTALKWALHNLLRFGDFITLLHVFSPAMNSSRSKNKIRLLRLKGYQLALSFKDICNNFFNTNVEIIVTEGDREGGKIAAMVREIGASALVVGLHDRSFLYKLAMAHNSIANSFSCRVLAIKPPPLPLWRSTCARASAARAPDISISSMDFSQIEIGRPLE; encoded by the exons ATGGATGTGAGGAAAATAGTGGTGGTAGTAGAAGACGTAGACGCAGCAAGAACAGCCCTTAAATGGGCTCTCCACAACTTGCTTCGTTTTGGCGATTTCATAACTCTCCTTCATGTTTTCTCTCCTGCTATGAACTCATCAAGAAGCAAGAACAAGATAAGGCTACTTCGCTTGAAAGGTTACCAATTGGCTCTGTCATTCAAAGATATATGCAACAACTTCTTTAAT ACAAACGTTGAGATTATTGTAACTGAAGGCGATCGAGAGGGTGGAAAGATTGCTGCTATGGTGAGAGAAATTGGTGCCTCTGCACTTGTTGTTGGACTCCATGATCGGAGTTTTCTATACAA GTTGGCAATGGCCCACAACAGTATTGCAAACAGCTTCAGCTGCAGGGTACTGGCCATCAAACCACCACCATTGCCCCTGTGGAGGTCTACCTGTGCCAGGGCCAGCGCAGCACGAGCACCAGACATTTCAATCAGCAGCATGGACTTCTCGCAGATCGAGATTGGTAGACCATTAGAGTAA